Below is a genomic region from Medicago truncatula cultivar Jemalong A17 chromosome 3, MtrunA17r5.0-ANR, whole genome shotgun sequence.
CGGAAAGAGTATTACTACTATATTTCTTTTTCgcaaatttgacattttttaaatacaacaaaaatgaaCCGTGGTATCATAGAACacacaaagataaaataaattagagttTTGGCTCTCAAAATTACAAGACAAGACAATTTACTCTCATTCAAGATTTTGATATAACAACATACACTTTACTTCATTAAATTAGAAAATGTTGGTCAATATAGTCTAGTCTACTTAAATATCACACTCCAAGAAAACATGtatgaaaattaataaaagtcCTATATTTGACCCTGAatagaatttaatattttccaaATATCACtataataagtttttatttatttccttaaaaaaaaaaaacttttaattattcataatttccaacaaataaaaattgtagAAGAAGAAGGGAAACTCCTCCAAAACCCACCTAAAAACCAAACTCAACAAGAGCGTGACTCTCTTGTTCCAAACTCACAACACAAAGATCTTGTTTCGTAGTGCTTCTCTATAAAACCAAAACCCCAACTACACTGAAGGTTCCATTCTTGATTCTTCTGCCGGAAAATTCATCCTCCGTTCTTCACCTTCTTCCACGTTCCGCCTACAACATCATCACCCCTCAGCTGgggttttctttttctcactcaaaactttttattttttattttttttgttgctcaGATCTTCATCTCTTTTTCCGGTACGTTTGGTAGTAGTTTCTGTAATTGATTGTTCCTTCAGTTTCTTTATCTAATCTAAAACCCCTAAATTGAAACTTCACTGTAACTCAACTTTTTGTGTGTTACTTCATTTTCTTTAACAAggaaaatttgaataaatttatgATCCTTCAATTTATTATTGATAGATATAGTTGCTTCTATTTGATTAATGAAAATCAAGCTTGTTTATGATAATTGGTACAATTGTGGCTGTTTTGATTGGCTTATTTTGCTTCCAAAAATAGATTATCATTAACTTCTTTAAGAGACTTTTTGCTTGATATGCTAATCTAAATATGAATCTTTTCTTTCATGGTAGTTCTCATAGAAACTGCCACATGCTTTTGTAATTGGGGAGCTACTAATTTTAGGTAATTATCTTTTCGGTGTGAAAGAGATCACATGCGTTGCTTAGCCTTTTGAGTTAATTTGGTAGGTTATTGAGGAAAAGTGCAAGCTTTTCTTGCATATATGGTTTATTTCAACATCAGATGCTAGCTATATTTGGTTCCTTTGTGGTTACTTCAAGGAAACTTTATCACATTTATAGATCATGCCTTCTAGAGGCGCTCTCACTTTCCTAATTGTCGCTAATCTTATGCTGGAAAAGTTCAACTGAATGTCACTATGATTAGTTGCTTTGCACATTATAGTTTGTTGATTACCTTCATAAATAAGTAGAAGTAACCTAATGTGTCTGTCATTCTCATATTGAGGATTTTAGGTGATAGTAGGAGATACCACACGCCAAACGATATAATTCTTTGctctaataaaataattatcccTTACTCTTAGGAGTTTGAACCATTAACCGGTTTGGTTTATTAATATATCTTttcgttattttttttcttcggcaggggtttttcttctttaaacaagcATATTTGTTTCTTATACGGAAGATACCTTCTAGTTGATGAATGGTGAAGTGTGAATTTTGCATATAGTTTTATGAGCATACAGCCAGGGAAGTTCCGATATAGATGGGGACCGTTACTCGCAGGTCAGATAATTTGAGATAGCTGACtttctgattctgtttgttttgacaaaagcCACATATGCTAGTTTATGTCAATAACACCACCACTGTGtgacatttttgttttattggaTGCAGTCCTAATGGTAGAAAACCCAGTGAAATTATGAGGCTTATTGTCACAACTTTTATTGGAGTagtttttggtttctttctagGAGTGTCGTTTCCAACATTGTCATTAACAAAGGTGAAGACTTagtttcttcttcctctttacGACATACCTTTGTGCTGCAGTAGACTATTTTCAGTTGTTTTTTGTTATTGGATCCAATGATAAAAGTGAAAGCTGCATAACAATTTGCAGTTCAATCTCCCATCTGGCTTGCTTCCCTCGATTGACCTCTCTTACATTGAAGAAAGATATACAGGTCGTCGCGCTTGGTCTTTTATAAACAATAGTAACAGAAGAGCTTTGCCAAATCGCTTATCAAATGACACATCAAAGGTACACACTGTATCATGTCATCATTATTAAGGACATTTTCATGTTCTTGTTCATTAATCATTGATACATTTTTGATATGGAGTTTCAAGAATGATAttgttttatataatattgGGAAAATGGATACTTATAGTCTGTATATTGATCAATAGCACGCtccttattttgttgtttctcTACAGATATGGGTTCCATCAAATCCAAGAGGAGCAGAAAGTTTACCTCCCGGCATTGTTGAAGCTGAGTCCGACTTTTACTTGCGTAGATTGTGGGGCAAACCCAGTGAGGTGTGTATCTTAAGACAGTTTATAGGCCTAATATGGCTATAAATTACACATATCATGAACCTTCTGACCTTCCTTGTTTACTGAGGATTTAACTAAGTTGACATTTTCAGGATTTAACGTTCAAGCCAAAGTACCTTGTGACCTTCACTGTTGgctatgaaatgaaaaaaaatattgatgcaGCCGTGAAAAAGGTCTTTCTTAGTCTACTTGCTTTCTCTGTTTGACTGTGATTGTTGATGCGTCAtgtttgactaaaaaaatatttacttgaACAGTTTTCAGAGAACTTCACAATCCTTCTATTTCATTATGATGGCCGAGCTAATGAATGGGATGAGTTTGAATGGTCAAAGAAGGCTATTCATGTGAGTGCTCGCAAACAGACTAAATGGTAAGAAACCAGTGTGTTATTAACTTTTGGATGAAAGATTTTCATTGTGGCTTTTGCAGTTAATATACTTAATAGTGCTTAACCTAATTAAAAGTGAGTTGCTATTCCATAATTGTTATCATATCAACTATTTGAGTTTTTACCCTTGTAGGTGGTATGCTAAGCGATTTCTGCATCCTGACATTGTGGCACCATATGACTATATATTTATATGGGATGAAGACTTGGGCGTTGAGCATTTTAATGCCGAAGAGTGAGTATTTGATATGGGAAggatatctttaatttttttttttttggtttaagttTCATATGCCTCTGTCATTTCAAGTGCAGGTACTTAAAACTGGTGAAGAAGCATGGCCTGGAGATTTCACAGCCTGGTTTAGAACCCAATAAAGGGTTGACATGGCAAATGACAAAAAGAAGAGGAGATAAAGAAGTTCACAAGTAAGAACGACTAGAGTCCCATAGCAGTTTCTCGCGgttcatgtttttctttttgcgAGAATGTGCGTTAACTACTGATTTTCTTGGATTTTTATTAGAGTGACG
It encodes:
- the LOC11422678 gene encoding uncharacterized protein, coding for MGTVTRSPNGRKPSEIMRLIVTTFIGVVFGFFLGVSFPTLSLTKFNLPSGLLPSIDLSYIEERYTGRRAWSFINNSNRRALPNRLSNDTSKIWVPSNPRGAESLPPGIVEAESDFYLRRLWGKPSEDLTFKPKYLVTFTVGYEMKKNIDAAVKKFSENFTILLFHYDGRANEWDEFEWSKKAIHVSARKQTKWWYAKRFLHPDIVAPYDYIFIWDEDLGVEHFNAEEYLKLVKKHGLEISQPGLEPNKGLTWQMTKRRGDKEVHKVTEEKPGWCSDPHLPPCAAFVEIMAPVFSREAWRCVWHMIQNDLVHGWGLDFAVRRCVEPAHEKIGVVDAQWIVHQGVPTLGNQGKTETGKAPWQGVRERCRKEWTMFQSRLANAEHAYFKSGGGIDMSNSTGH